A region of the Nocardia asteroides genome:
AGAGCCGTCGCGCGCGGTCGTGGAGGCGCGCTGACCTTTCGCACCGACCGCTCCGGTCGCTTCGGCGCCCTCGCGCTCCACCAGCTGCTCAGGGACCGGCGGTGTGGAGGGCTGGCCACGCGGCTTCGGCTTCGGCTTCGGCCGCGGATCCGGTTTCGGTGTGGGTCTCGGGGGTTCGGGCGTCGGCTGTGGTGGTGTGGGCGTCGGCTCCGGTTCGGGTGAGGGTTGTTTCTTGCGCCGTCGGGGTTTGTCGCCGCCACCCATCTGGGCGATGAGGCGCTTATGCTCCGTCTTTCCACTCGGTTGGGGGGCAGGTTGGAGGTGCGGAACGCCGCCTACGGCGGGTAGACGGCTGGGGTCCTGGTGATACTCGAGGGAATGCGGGTTCAGGTGCGGCCCCGCGGGTGTCTGCGGAGCACCGGGGGTCCCGGGGTTCGGTTCGGTGGCATACCGCGTGGCCATGGTGGGTGACGCGGGCGGTTTGTCGAGCCCGGCGTCCAGACCGGTTTCCGGTGCGGCGACGTGGCGATCCGACAGGGGGTTGGCGATGTCCGGAGGGCGTGGTGACGCGGAGTCGGGGTTGTCGGGGTTCTGGAAGGCACGGCCCAAGCCGACGGAATCGACAGGCAGCGGACTCAGCGCGGGTGTGCGCGGGATGACAGGTATGGCGTCGGCGGGTGGTTCGTCCTCCAGCGGGTAGGAGACACCGGGAATGGTGACGTAACCTCCCGCCGGCTTTTTCTGGACGCTGTGGTCCCGGGGGTCTTCCCAAACGCTGTGCTCCCGCGGGTCTTTCCAGACGTTGTGGTCGCGGGGGTCGTCCACGACGGTTCCCGGTGGCGTGGGGAACTCCTCTGGATCTGCATCGGGTTCGTCGGCGTCTGGACGGCCGGTCGCGGCGATGGGATCCGGTGGCGTTGCGGCTGGCTGGGGGGTTTCTCCGGGGTTGTTTGTCAGGAATCCTGTGGGTTGAGTCGACGTGCTCGTGTGCGTGGCAGAACTATCCGGTGTGTAACCCGACAGCGCCGCCGGTGCGGCGTAAGGGATGGGGTTCGGCGGGGTTGCGCCAGAGGGTGTTCTGCCCGCCGTAGCTTGCGCGGAAGCGGTAGAAGGGGCTTGCGGTGACCTCGTCTGTCGCGCAGGGTCGCTCGTTTCGGCCCCGCCGCGGCCAAGAGGCTGCGGATGGCCCGGGGACGATGGGGGGTGCGTGGCGGAGTTGTTTGCGCCCGGGGCGGAAGCGGTCGACGCCGATGGTGTGGGGGCGGTATCCGATTTCGACGAGACAGGGGGGGTGCCGGAGCTGTTCGTGTCGGTTCCGGGGCGCGTCGGCGACGGCGTGGCATCCGGAACCGGCTGCGGTGGGTTCGTATGACCGACTGGGTTGTTCGCCTCTGCGGTGGGGCGTGCGGTCGCCGCCGTTGGTGTGACCTCTTGCTTCGGTGTGCTCGGCGGTACTTGGGGATTGCTCGTATCGGGAGTCGGTGATGCCTGCGGCGTGACGTCGACGGCTTGTTTCCGCGCATCCACCGAGGCGGTGGGATCGCTCGAATCCGTCTTGTCCGCGGTCGCCGTGAATTCCGCTGCCATGCGCGCGAATTCCGCGTCGACGTCGAGGAGCGGATGTTCCTCGGGGGCGGTGGTTCCTTCCTCCAGCGTTTTACCGGCAGGCGGGGGTGCCGTCGTGTCCTGAGCGGTGCCACCGGCCGTCTGCTCCGGCGACACCATGTACAGGCTTCCGTCAGGCCCGTGCTTGATCATGTACGGACTTTCATAAGTACCGCTCCCGTCGGCGAGCACTTCGGCGCCGAACGTGGGCGTGTCCGGTTGGGCGACGGTTCCTTCGGTGATCACCGTGATCCCCCTTTGGTCCGGACGGACCTGAGGATCGCTGATCTGGAACTGACGGGTCTGCATCGGTGTCGCCGAGCCGCCCTCGGGATGTGGGACCACGGCGGACGAGGTACGTGCGACTGCGGTATCTCCCCAGGCGGGGAAGGGGCCGCCGCGTCCAGAAGACGAGGGTGACGAGGGATGCGCTGGCCCTCCCGACGGGTGGTTCGGCGCGTTCCCGGGCAATGTGGTTCCGCCGCTTCCGTCCGGCAGCTGCCCAGGGCCGTCGCTGTCCAGGAACCGGGCGAGGTCGTTGCGCTCCGACACCGTCGCGTTGTCGAACATATCGCGGAAGATCTGCTCGCCCTCCGCCATCAGCTCGGGAGTCAGGCCGTCCGGCGGCGGCACGGAGCCATCGAACCCGGCCGCGGGCCGCCCCGGTTGCGGCGGGCCTACCTCGCTGGTGGTGGAAATACCTTCAGGACTCGCCGCCAGCGTTTGCGGCGGCTGACCATCTCCGGGCGCGGAGATCCCGGTCAGTGGCCCGGCAGCGTCCGGGGGCAGCGCCGGATTCTCCGACGCGATCCGTTCGGGCGAACCCATGTACGCACCGGTCCGAGCCGCCCGCACCGATGCCCCGAGCGACCCGACGAGGCCGGAGCCGAACCCCGTCCACACCATGGTGGCCAGGTCCTTGCCGCGCAGTTCGCCCTCTGTCAAAGCGAATGCGGTCAGGCCGCCCGCCAGACCACCGGCCATACCACCCACGCCGCCCGCGGCCACGGTGCCGAGCACCCGGCCGCCCACTCGCATCACCGCGGGCGCGACGCGACGACCGACCTCGACACCGACCAATCCACCGACGGCGCCTGCTGCCGCCCCGATCTTGACCTGCTGCCAATCCACCACCTGCCGGTGGCCTTGCGCCATCTGAACGCGCTGCGCGACATAGGGAACCCCACCACCGACGGCCGTCCCGAAGAACACACCTTTCGTGGCGAGCGCCAGCCGTGGATGCTCCGCGACGAACCGCGCGGCCTTTCCCAGCATGGCCAGCACCAAGTCGCGCTTGGCGAGTTCCATCCCCGCTCTCGCCTCGGCGCGATCGGCGATCGCCTTCACGATGCTGCCGGGCGGAGGCATCGCCATATCGATGATCACCTGGGCCAGCAGCGCTCCCGCGATGCCGATGATGACGTACTGCTGGTACTCGATGGCCGTCGCGTTGTCGTACAACTGCTTGGCCATGGTGTTGTTGAACTCGATCTGCGACTGGGTGTGGGCGATGATCTTGCGGTACTGCTCTTGGATCGCCGCGCCGGTCTCCCCTTCGACCGCCCTGTCCAACCGCTCCGCCGCCGCCCGGGTCCGCTGCAGCACCACCACGAGCGTGTTCGCCGAGTCCGACCAGGCGTCCCCGTCGCGCCGCATTGCCTCCGGGTCCCCCTCCGGAAAGTGACCCAGCACCATGGTGGTCAGCCACTCGGGAAAATAGTCCGGGATCTGTACCACTAGCCGCTCGATCGCCCGCGTGCGTGCTCGATGAGCAATCGGTGCAGCACTTTCGCCGGTGCGCACGCATTGTCGCCACGTAATTCGACCTCGGTGAACGCTTCCACCACCGCCGTCAGCGGATCGAAAAGGCCGTCTGGGAAGCAGGCCCGGATCAATTGGGCGCGCCACTGGCGGTACCCGCGCACGACCTCCGCCAAAGTGTCGCCGCGGTCCCACGGACCGCTGATGCGCCGGTACTCCATGACCAACGACCGGTGCGCCGACTGCCGGACATGGGGACCAGCGCCCGCTTCGAGTATCCGGCCGAGATCGCGCACGACGGTCGCATACATCGGCCGATCCTCGGACCCGGCCACACGCTCGCCCGACCGAATTGCGGCGCCGACCTTCTCGGCCAGCAGCACGGGACTGGCCGCTGCCACGCGGTCGAGCAGGATCCATCCGCCGGGGACCGGCTCTTCCCCCTCAACGATCTCGCGATCCCAGACCACGCGGGACACGGCGCTATCCGGCAGATCGGTGATCTCGATTCCGGCCGGCTGGACGAACGGGTATTTGCCGAGGATGGTGTCGACGGCAGCCGCGATCTCCTCGACCGTGGGCTTCGCTACGCCGGAGGTACCGAATCCGGCGATCCGCAGCTTACGGCGGGCCGCGAGCGCGTCGGCGGCGGCCACGGCATCGGGGTCGGTCCGCACGCGGGAGCGCTTCGCTCGCGTCGAGGTCGGCTTCGGCTTGCGCTGTTTGCCTTCCTTGCCGGATTTCGCCGGTCTCGCCGCGTCGGACTGGGGACCCCGGCGGTGCGGAGGGGGGACCTGGCCGGGTGTGGAGCCGCCGCGCGACCACGGCGTGCCGGGGGTGTTTCGCAGCCAAGGTGAATCGGCGGGTGGCCGCGACCATCGGTTCTCCGGCGGGCGGCGCACGGCTGCCTGGTCGGGTGCCCCTGGTTTGGGGGTCGCTGTCGCGGCGGGTGGGTTGGCCGGGGGTGGCGTCGCGGCAGGACGTGCGGCAGCAGGAGGTGCGGAAGCGGTGGGTGCCGTCGGTGTCCGGGCGCTCGGGGCGGGGTTCGGAGCGCTCTGCGTCGGCCGGTCGGGGAACGATGGTGTGGGTGTGGAGTTGGAAGACGGTTGCTGGTCGGGACTGTTGTTCGGGCCGTACTCGCCGGGGTACGGCTGCTCCGGCATCACCGGGTTGCTGCCCGGCTGAGAACCGGACTGGTTCGATGTCTGGACGGCGTCGGGGTCGGGAGTCCGGCCGGGTGCGGCGGTGCGGGGGGCGGAATCCTGGCCGATGACATCCGGCGCGACGACGGGCTGGGTCGCCGGGCTCTGCCACAGCGGTTGGTCATAGGAGGGGCTGATAACCGGGACGGAGGAGAACGGGTCCTGCTCGCGGAGTTGCGAGCCGAAGTTCTGGTCCTGATCCTGCAGGTTGTGGCCGGCGTCCGCGACGCTGCTGCTCATTCCGCGCAGATTGTGGACCAGGTTCTCGAATCCGGTGATTCCCTTCTCGGCCGCGGGTTCGTAGCTGTCACCGAAGACCCGGCCCGGCTCGTCCTGGCCCCAGCACTTGCCCTCGCTCGCCAGTCTTTCCTTCAGGCGCGCGAGTTCCTGCTGTGCCGTTTCGGCGATGGCGGCGAGTTCCGGGGTCAGGGCTCGCAGCAGGTCCGCATCCACCCGCAACGATTGAGCCATACCGCGGCAAACCCTTCACCCTGCGTCAACGACACCGAGAGAAGACATTGTCCTATTGGAACTTTTTTGGCGGCGCGCTACCTCTTCCCTCATGTGGGAATGACTCGACCGGGGTCGGCAAGCCACTACTTCTGGGGTGAACTCAGCTGGGGTTCATGCAGGTCGAAGTAGGTGGCGTCGCCCATCAGCGCGTTCTCCTCCTCGAACAGCGACCGCAGATCGTCCGGTATCTCCATCTTCTCGTGTTCGCGGGCTTCGGCTTCGGAGGTGAAGTACACCGTCTCGACGAATCCGTCGTCGCCGAAGGTGGCCAGCGTGCCGCCGAGAATCTCCGGGCGTACTTCGTGCACCCGATCGCCCGACTGCGCCAAGATCTCGCGCATCCGGCGCGCGTCACGCGTGTGACCCTCGATGACCTGCACGAATCCGGCGCGGTCCGAGCCGCCGCCCATCCACTGCGTGACATCGGCGCAATCCATGAAGGTGACCGGGCCGTCGAAGCATTGCTTGGTCTCCTCCCACCAAGCGCCCTGTTCGGGACGCTCGCTGTTGCGGCGGGCGGCCTCCGCGGATTCGAATCGGGCCAGCGCGATGAAGGTGCCGTCGTCGCACAGTCCGCTCGTCGTGCCGAGATAGCCGACGGCTCCCGGCTGCAGTTCCTCGTTCCACCGATCCATGCATCGGCGCAGGCGGGCGGGGTCGGCGGTTTTTCCTTGAATGACTTGGATGAACATCGGTTCCTCCTGGGGCGGAGTGACCACTCCGCGGTGTCGCCGGCCCGTCACATCGTGGTCCACCGAGGGGCGGGACACCGCACGGCCCGCGATTGCGGCCGGCGCACAGTCAATCGTTCGCCGCTCGGTGGCCGCACGCAAGTGCCGGACGCCGGTGCACCGATGAGGCATCGGCCCAGCGGAGAATCGGGCGACGCGCCCGCCGAAGTCGTGCGGCAAGCAGGACGAATCGGGGCGGAAGCGGCGGCCTGGCCGCTCGCATTTCCGGCGGTTCTCCACCAGGCCGCTCAGGCGGCGGAAAGAGGCGTTTCGGCGCAGCGGGCTGCCGCGTTGTCGCGTTCGGCGATGCGGGCGTACAGCCGGATCAGCACCTCGCGCAGGGTGAGGCCCAGCTCGGCGGCGTGAATGGCGGCCACTTCGAGGGCGAGGTCGCTGGTGAGCGTGCGGGGATCGCTGAGCATTTCGTCCAGGACCATGCCGCTGACTGCCTGTGCGCGAGTCCAACCTACGGTGGGCAGCCAGCTCAGTTCCCAGACTTCGCCGGAGGAAAAGGAAAGCAGCCGCGCGCTTTCCGGGGTGATGTCGCTGGTGATGATCGAATCGGTGATGTCGAGTGCCATGATCCGCTCTCATTCACTCTGTTCCGGGATGACGCGGACCCGCCGCTCGTCACGGGGACGGTGGCCGTGCTCGGCCACGGCCCGAACGCGGCGGAATCGTCCGTGCCTGAATTGCTCGGGCCCGAGGGTCTCGGGCAGATCGGCGCGAGCGGCGGAAGTCGGTCGATCACGCCTGGCCGCAGGTGCGGCCCGGCCCGCGCCATATCGAGGTATCCGTGTCCGGCACCTCCTAGAGCTATCGGGCCACCGAGGTCGGCGAATGTAGGTGGAACACGTTGCGCCGAAATCGAATTGCGGTGGCTTTGACACAAGGCTAGGTAAGGACACCTCGTGCTGTCAATGAAGCTTCAACGCTTTATGAAGATACTTCTTAAGCGTCAGAGTTCGAGAATGGTCATATGGCTCAACAGATGTCACGATCTGTGGTTTCTCATCACTGGGCGGACCTTGTGAAGCGGAAATTCGAGCTTGTGTGGCAGTCTGGCTTCACTCGGCTTCGGGTCGCTGCTCGTGCGGTCGAATCTCTTGTTGACAACGAAATTCGGCGAAAGCGTTTCATCCGACGCCGCTTGACACTTGATGATTAGAATGTCGCAACGTGACACTGCGTGAGCATGCGTACGCAAGGTGCAGGATGGAGGCTCGGTATGGCTGGCTCCGGCTCCCATGAGCAGGTCGGCAACTTGGTTCGCAGGCTACGACTGGAACGCGGCTACACCCAGGCGACGCTCGCCACCAGGGCGGGCTGCTCTCGCAGTCTCATTCAGCAGATCGAGAACGGCAGCCGGATTCCGCCGCTCGCACTGCGGGAACGTCTGAGCCTCGCCCTCGGCGCGGAATTGCCCACCGACGGCAGCGCCGATCCCGCGACCGATCCGACCAGTAGCGCCTACTACGACCTGCGAATGCGATTCAACGTGCTGCTGGGCAAAGATCCCGAATTGGTGGAGCGGGCGCTGGGTATAGCGCAGAGCCTGATCGACGCGTCCGGGGCGCGAGAGGAGATCGAGCCGCTGCGATCGATCGCCGATCGGCAGTTGGAACGCGCCGAAGAGATTCTCGCGCAGATTCCCTCACGCAGTGCCACGGTGTGGGAGTGGAACACCGTCATCGACTGGCTGACGATCCTCGAGCAGGCCACCACGTCGGTTCGTGCGATCCATACCGCGGACTTGGGCACGATCGGCGGGGACGTCGGCGACGACTATCACGCGGCGATCCTGCGCCTGGCCGACAAGGCTCATCCGCCGAAAATCGATGTGCGACGGATGTACGTGCTCGACGACATCTCCGATGTGTGGCCCTATGACGACAAGTTGTGGAAACAGGCGCGCTCGGGCGTGGAAAGCGTGCTGGTCAAGCGCGAGTACGCGCGCAACGCGCAGAGCATGCTGGTGGTCGACGACCGCTACGTCGCGGTGGGCGAGTACGACTACTCGCGCCAAGCTCGGGTGGCGACGCGCTTCTCCGCGCTGAAGCACGACGTCGCGTTCGCGGTCCGGCGGTTCGAGAAACTCTATGACCTCCGACGCGCCGGATCGGCCGTCGTGGTCGACCAGATCGTCGCGCAGCCGCCCTTGGCGGAGTTCGACCGGCTCTCCGACGGGGACTGCCGCACCCGGTTTCGCGCCGCGCTGCAAGACAAATGGAACACCGTGCCCGCACCGGGAGACTATTCAGAAGGCGAGGTTCCGTGACTCAGAGCCAGGTGCTCACCGATCCGCTCGCCGACCTGGCGACGCTGACCAATCGTTCCGAGGCCAGGAAACGGGAAGTGCGCGGGCGGATTTCGCGGGACGCGTGGTTCGCGGGCACCGGCGGCCGCCGCTATTCCGGCGTCATCGACGCCTACCACGGCGAAACGGGCCGGGCGCCGGACGCGCACGCCGTCGCGGCGCTGGATCGAGCGTGGCGGGAGAGCCTGCACATCGCGCCGTCGGCGGAGTATCTCGACGGCAGGCTGTACGACAAACGACAGCCGCTGATCCTGCGCGAGCTGGCGGCCCGCAGGCTGTTCGACCGGCTGTCGCACCCGGTGGAAGGTGTGCCCGGCGTCCGGGTGCGCGCCGAAGAGGTGATCGTCTGCCCGTACTCGAGCACGATGCTCCTGGAGGAGGCCGTGGCCACCCTGGCCAGGCCCGGCGGGGTCATCGTGTGCCCGGAGGGGTTCTACAAGAGCTCCAGCATTCACGTGGAGAAATCCGGCTTGCGGATCGTGTCGTGCCCGGTAGCCCCGGACGACGCGTTCAAGATCGATCCCGCCCGGCTGGCCCGCTGCCTCGACGAGCTGCGTGCCACAGGCGAACTGTGCGGCGTGCTGCTCACGCTGCCGGGCAATCCGGTGGTCGCGGACTACACCGCGGCCGAGCTGGCGCAGATCGGACGGGTGCTGCTCGACTGCGGCGCTCCGGTCATCTGCGACATGGCTTTCGACCGGCTGGTGGCCTCGCACATCCCGATCGCCGCGTTGCACGTGGAGACCGAGCAGGGCATCCGGCGACTGTATGACGTCATGCTGACCATCACGGGAAACTCGAAGGGCTACAACGCCTTCGGTCCCTGCAAGATGGGTGCGGCGTGCACCGGCGATATCGCGTGGCTGGAGCGTATCCGCAAACGGCTCACCATCTCGTTCCAGCGCGAGACCACCCATCTGGCGCGTGCGATCCTCGAGCACACTCCCGAGGATTACTTCGACCGAAATCACATGCTGATGCGGGCGCAGATCGACCGGGCTCGCGGTCACATCGCCGCGATCAACAACCGGTTCGGGGCCGATGTGCTGCGACCGCTGGGCAACCCGGAAGGGATGTTCGTCTCGCTGGTGTTCGATCGCATTCTGCTCGACCGGGCGGGCGTGCACACGAGTGCGCAGGTGGAGGACATGGTGCTCGCCGTGGCCGGTGTCGACAGCGTCGCGCTGGACCGGACCGGCTCGCTGCGTCCCGGCGTCCGGTTGAACGTCCTCGCTCCGCGCAAAGCGCCCCGCCACGAATCGCCCGCTCTGATCGAGGAACTCTTCGACCGGCTCGAGCAACTGATCCGCGATATCGCAGGCGGACTCACCTATCGCGAAGCGCTGGCCGATCGCGGCCTGACCGCCCTCGTGGCGGAATCCGGGGCCACGCGGTGATCGTCGGGGTGCTGCGTGAGACGGCTCCCCGGGAGACCCGCGTGGCGCTCACACCGGAGGGCGTGCGCACACTTTCGACGGCGGGACTCCGAGTCGTCGTGGAGGCGGGCGCGGGGCAGGGTGCGGGGTTCGCCGACGCGGCCTACCGCGCGTCCGGGGCGGTCGTCGCGGATCGCGCCACGGTATTCGAGCGCGCGGGCATCGTGGTGTGGGTGAAACCCCCAGCGTACGAATTGGACTCGTTGCCGCTGCGCGCGGGGACGACGCTGGTGGGCTTCCAGGATCCGCACTACCGCCGCCACGAGATCGATCGGTTGCGCGCCCGCGGTATCGAGTCGGTCGCCTTCGACCGGGTGCCGCGCGACGAGACGACCACCGAGATCGACGCGCTGACCACCATGAGCCGGATCGCGGGCGGGGTGGGTTACGCCGAAGGCAGGCGATTGCTCTCCCCGTCGCGGCGCACCGGCCCGGTCCGGGCTCTCGTGCTGGGGTGCGGGGCGGCCGGGCTCGCCGCGATCGCGGCCGCGCGCACGTTCGATGACGAGAAACCGACGGCGGTCGGTAATCGCCTCGCGCAGCGGGACGCCGCGTTCGAGGCGGGCGCCGGGCGTTTCGTGCCGAACCGGGACGACAACGCGGCACTGCTGGAATCGCTCGCCACGACGACGCCCGACCTCGTCGTCTGCACCGCCGTGCACCGTGGCTCCCCGGCCCCCCGTCTGCTCGACCAAAAGGCTTTGGAACTGCTCGGCCCGGGGGCCGTGGTCGTGGACCTCGTGGCCAAGGCGGGCGGCAACTGCGTCGCGACCGTCGCGGACCGGACCGCCACCCTGCCCAACGGCGTCGTCGTCACGCATCGCTCCAACTATCCGGCCAGCCGTCCGGAGCCGGCCAGCCATGCCTACGGTGCGGCGGCGGCCGCCATGGTGCTGCGGATCGCCCGGGGAACGGCGGATGTCCCTTGACGCTGGATGAGAACGTGTTCTAATTTTTGGCATGCGCAGATTTGACGGCCGCCGCGTGGTGGTGACGGGAGCTGGATCCGGCATCGGTCAGGGCATCGCCCTGCGGCTGCTGGACGAAGGGGCGCAACTGGTCGCCGCCGACATCGACGCGGCGGGCCTGGCGGCCACCGCGGAAAAGGCGGGCGACGGCGCCGAACGACTGCGAACGGTCGAGGTCGATACGTCCGATCCGGCTTCGGTGCGCACCGCGACCGCGGCGGCGCTCGACTTCCTCGGCGGACTGGACGTGCTGGTCAACGCGGCGGGCATCCTGCGCCCCGCGCGCACCCACGAGATGCCGCTCGAGGTGTGGGACCAGGTGATCAGGGTGAATCTCACCGGTACGTTCCTGATGACCCAGGCCGCGCTGCCCGCCCTGCTGGACACCGGCCGTGGCGTGGTGGTCAACATCTCCTCGACGGCGGCCTTCAGCGCGGCCCCCTACCTCGCCTCCTACGCGGCGTCCAAGGGCGGCGTGACGGCCTTCACCCACGCCATCGCCCTGGAGTACGCCAAGCAGGGCTTGCGCGCGGTGAACATCGTTCCGGCGGGCATCACCAGCGGTATCACGACGAAGTCCATCCTGGATCAGCCCGAAGGGTTCGACCCGCAACTGTTCTCCCGGATGACCGGATGGCTGAACGGGGGAGCGCTGGGCAGCCCGGAGGACATCGCCGGGGTGGTCGCCATGGTCGCCTCCGACGACGGGCGGTACATGACCGGCACCGAGATCAGGGTCGACGGCGGCGCGCTGATGTAGTCAGCGGGGCGTCGCCACCAGCAGGTGATGTGGGATCGGCGTATGCGCCGGCCGCCGGTGCTCGACGTCGCAGCCCGCCTGTTCCAGCGCCGCGATGACCTCCGGCACCGGACGCAGCGTGAAGCCGTAGGACGTGAACGGGAGCTTCGCCATCGCGTCCGGGTCGCCGATACCGATCACCAGACGGCCGCCCGGCCGCACCACCCGCGTGAGTTCGGCGCAGGCCGTCGTGAGATCCGGCACGAAATAGACGGTGTTGACGGTGATCGCGGCGTCGAGACCGTCGTCGGGCAACGGCAGCGCGGTGAGCGAACCCTCGATCAGCCGCAGGCGACCGGCTTCGATATCGCGCGCGTGGCCCGAGCGGGCTCGCGCCAGCATGTCGGCGGAGATCTCGACGCCGTGCACCACGCCGTCGGCCCCCACCCGCTCGAGCAGCAGGGAAAGTCCTGCTCCTCCACCGAATCCCACGTCCGCGACGGTGCTGCCCGGCACGATGGCCGCCGCCTCGACCGCCCCGGCGATCGCGGACTTGTTGCCGCGATTGAGCGCGAAGGCGATACCTTTGCCGAGCACGCCGTGGGGATTCCCGAGCTGGCCGGCCAGGGCGGACAGCAGACGGGCCCGGACAGAGTTCATGGCGCCCATCGTAGCGAGCGGGCTGTGCCGCCTCGCGCCCTCGAAACACCGATTACCGCCGAGCGAAGGATGATCCGAATGCGCCGACCGGTGATGCTTCTCGCCGCCTGCCTACTGGCCTTGCTGCCCGGTCCGTCCGCATCGGCGGCCGAGCGTTGGGGGCCGCTCGCTGCGCCGAATCCTTTCCTCGGACCGTCCGGCACCGCCACCATGCACGGCGACGCGGGGTCCTCGGACGTGACGCCGCTCGCCGGTCCGGCCGCCCGCGCCGCAGTGGTCGGTGCGTATCCGCTGGCCTCCGCCTGCCCCACGCTGTTGGAAGGATCGGACCGTCTCGTGGTCGCCCTGTGCACCGCTATCGCGG
Encoded here:
- a CDS encoding methyltransferase domain-containing protein; the protein is MNSVRARLLSALAGQLGNPHGVLGKGIAFALNRGNKSAIAGAVEAAAIVPGSTVADVGFGGGAGLSLLLERVGADGVVHGVEISADMLARARSGHARDIEAGRLRLIEGSLTALPLPDDGLDAAITVNTVYFVPDLTTACAELTRVVRPGGRLVIGIGDPDAMAKLPFTSYGFTLRPVPEVIAALEQAGCDVEHRRPAHTPIPHHLLVATPR
- a CDS encoding pyridoxal phosphate-dependent aminotransferase, translating into MTQSQVLTDPLADLATLTNRSEARKREVRGRISRDAWFAGTGGRRYSGVIDAYHGETGRAPDAHAVAALDRAWRESLHIAPSAEYLDGRLYDKRQPLILRELAARRLFDRLSHPVEGVPGVRVRAEEVIVCPYSSTMLLEEAVATLARPGGVIVCPEGFYKSSSIHVEKSGLRIVSCPVAPDDAFKIDPARLARCLDELRATGELCGVLLTLPGNPVVADYTAAELAQIGRVLLDCGAPVICDMAFDRLVASHIPIAALHVETEQGIRRLYDVMLTITGNSKGYNAFGPCKMGAACTGDIAWLERIRKRLTISFQRETTHLARAILEHTPEDYFDRNHMLMRAQIDRARGHIAAINNRFGADVLRPLGNPEGMFVSLVFDRILLDRAGVHTSAQVEDMVLAVAGVDSVALDRTGSLRPGVRLNVLAPRKAPRHESPALIEELFDRLEQLIRDIAGGLTYREALADRGLTALVAESGATR
- a CDS encoding helix-turn-helix transcriptional regulator — protein: MAGSGSHEQVGNLVRRLRLERGYTQATLATRAGCSRSLIQQIENGSRIPPLALRERLSLALGAELPTDGSADPATDPTSSAYYDLRMRFNVLLGKDPELVERALGIAQSLIDASGAREEIEPLRSIADRQLERAEEILAQIPSRSATVWEWNTVIDWLTILEQATTSVRAIHTADLGTIGGDVGDDYHAAILRLADKAHPPKIDVRRMYVLDDISDVWPYDDKLWKQARSGVESVLVKREYARNAQSMLVVDDRYVAVGEYDYSRQARVATRFSALKHDVAFAVRRFEKLYDLRRAGSAVVVDQIVAQPPLAEFDRLSDGDCRTRFRAALQDKWNTVPAPGDYSEGEVP
- a CDS encoding SDR family oxidoreductase yields the protein MRRFDGRRVVVTGAGSGIGQGIALRLLDEGAQLVAADIDAAGLAATAEKAGDGAERLRTVEVDTSDPASVRTATAAALDFLGGLDVLVNAAGILRPARTHEMPLEVWDQVIRVNLTGTFLMTQAALPALLDTGRGVVVNISSTAAFSAAPYLASYAASKGGVTAFTHAIALEYAKQGLRAVNIVPAGITSGITTKSILDQPEGFDPQLFSRMTGWLNGGALGSPEDIAGVVAMVASDDGRYMTGTEIRVDGGALM